A stretch of the Carassius carassius chromosome 50, fCarCar2.1, whole genome shotgun sequence genome encodes the following:
- the LOC132133014 gene encoding spexin prohormone 2-like, translating into MISRMWILWTCTVIFLLMRECHCIQKTTLSKNWGPQSMLYLKGKHGRRFVPDIDDIIPSSGLNSWYAVLKGFQKLKSLNARKQSGLFKMQNFVNR; encoded by the exons ATG ATATCAAGAATGTGGATTTTATGGACATGCACAGTGATATTTTTACTGATGAGGGAGTGTCATTGCATTCAGAAg ACCACATTATCCAAGAACTGGGGACCACAGTCAATGCTTTACTTAAAAGGAAAAC ATGGAAGACGATTTGTTCCTGACATTGATGACATTATTCCAAGCTCAGGGTTAAATAGCTGGTATGCAGTTCTCAAAG GGTTTCAGAAACTGAAGTCGCTGAATGCAAGAAAACAATCAGGATTGTTCAAAATGCAGAACTTTGTTAACCGCTAA